The following are encoded in a window of Emcibacter sp. SYSU 3D8 genomic DNA:
- the phaR gene encoding polyhydroxyalkanoate synthesis repressor PhaR — MRERKIAKAPETPKAADDGTEKAPIVIKKYANRRLYNTATSSYVTLDYLREMVKEGDNFVVFDAKSGDDITRTVLAQIIFEQESKGENLLPINFLRQLIRFYDDTLQAALPKYLDMSMDRFTRDQEKMREYLVNTFTPKPPLARFEDMARQNIALFERMFNMFSPFSAQAEGGEQPAPEPARESPDESLAQVKAQLDALQKQLEQISKK, encoded by the coding sequence TTGAGGGAGCGTAAGATAGCAAAAGCACCGGAAACGCCGAAAGCCGCAGATGACGGCACCGAAAAAGCGCCGATCGTCATCAAGAAATACGCCAACCGGCGGCTGTACAATACGGCTACCAGCAGCTACGTGACGCTCGATTACCTGCGCGAGATGGTGAAGGAGGGCGACAACTTCGTCGTCTTCGATGCCAAGAGCGGTGACGATATTACCCGCACGGTGCTCGCCCAGATCATCTTCGAGCAGGAATCCAAGGGCGAGAATCTGCTGCCCATCAACTTCCTGCGCCAACTCATCCGGTTCTACGACGACACGTTGCAGGCGGCGCTGCCGAAATATCTCGACATGAGCATGGACCGGTTCACCCGCGACCAGGAAAAGATGCGCGAATATCTGGTGAATACGTTCACGCCCAAGCCGCCGCTCGCCCGGTTCGAGGATATGGCGCGCCAGAACATTGCCCTGTTCGAGCGCATGTTCAACATGTTCTCGCCGTTCTCGGCGCAGGCTGAGGGCGGGGAACAGCCCGCGCCGGAACCCGCACGGGAAAGCCCGGATGAATCGCTGGCGCAGGTAAAAGCCCAGCTCGACGCCCTGCAGAAGCAGTTGGAGCAGATCTCCAAGAAGTAG
- a CDS encoding cell wall hydrolase — translation MSRRSCANYAGQHSVVKLINNTWHVAVAFAICAGIMTIPASAGLHHRSPLESWAQHRMAMLEVAVGTKLPTSVHELVDFANVPGAEDTQQYCLAQAVYFEARGEPTEGQAAVARVILNRVGDDRYPGTICGVVFQNQQNLNRCQFHFACDGLSDRPHDPAAWDTANRIAYMVRENWLPDPVGDSKYFHAVSVGKPDWARRMVQTAKLGGHLFYTEKRSD, via the coding sequence ATGAGTCGCCGTTCATGCGCTAACTACGCAGGGCAACACTCAGTAGTGAAGTTGATTAACAATACCTGGCATGTTGCCGTCGCGTTCGCTATCTGCGCCGGCATCATGACGATCCCCGCGAGCGCGGGGCTCCACCACCGATCGCCGCTGGAATCCTGGGCCCAACATCGCATGGCGATGCTGGAAGTTGCCGTAGGGACCAAGCTGCCGACGTCGGTCCATGAACTCGTCGACTTCGCGAATGTTCCCGGCGCCGAAGACACGCAGCAATATTGCCTGGCTCAGGCGGTCTACTTCGAGGCACGCGGCGAACCGACCGAAGGTCAGGCCGCCGTGGCCCGCGTGATTCTGAACAGGGTCGGCGACGACCGCTATCCGGGCACCATCTGCGGGGTGGTTTTCCAGAACCAGCAAAACCTGAACCGGTGCCAGTTCCACTTCGCCTGCGACGGCCTGTCCGACCGGCCGCACGATCCGGCGGCGTGGGACACGGCCAACCGTATCGCCTATATGGTGCGCGAAAACTGGCTGCCGGATCCCGTCGGCGACTCGAAATATTTTCACGCCGTCTCGGTCGGCAAGCCCGACTGGGCACGGCGGATGGTGCAGACAGCCAAACT